The window TATGTCGAACGTGATCTCGACGCGGACATCGCTCGCTGGTTCCCCGCCGGGGAGCCGGTCGAGGTGCCGGCCGAGACCCGTTCGATCGACCATCTGCTGGACCGTCTGCCACCGGCCGGGGCCACCGCCCTGGCCGGTTTCGATCGCCGGGTGCGCGCGGGTGGGATCCCGTGGCCGTTCGACATCGCCGACTGGTCGTACGGATTCGACTTCGGCGCCAACGACTGCACGATCCTGGACGCCGACTACGAGACCGAGCTGACTGACGACGACGTCTTCACGATCGGCGCCGACGGTGGCGGCAACCTGTGGACGGTGCTGGCGAACGGGCAGGTCGCCGTCTGGTTCCACGAGGAGGAGGTGCTGGAGGGCGGCACCCGCTTCGACCACCTGGACGTGTTCCTGTGGTCGTTGGTCCGCTACTACGCGGTGCGGGCCGGGGTGCTGTCCCGGGCCGAGGTGGAGGCCGACTTCCGTTCGTTGGGCCAGGACGGGGCGCTCGCCGACGACGTCGGTCTGCTGGCCGGTATGAAGGACTCTTCCCCCGAATAGGGCAATCCGATCAAGACGGGCACGGCCTACCGTGATCCCGTGAATCTCGGTCCGTCGTTCTCCGCGCCCGTCACCGCCGCCGGGGTGGTTCTGTGGCGGGGCGCGGAGAACGCCCGGGAGGTTCTCGTCGTGCATCATCGGCGCGGCGAATGGTGTTTCCCGAAAGGGCGTGTCGGGCCGGGCGAGCACATCGTGCCGGCCGCGGTCCGGGTGGTTTCCGAACGGACCGGGCTGTCCGTCCGGCCGGGCCCGTGGCTCGGCGCGACGGACTATCTCGAACAGGGCTGGCCGGAACACGTCGACTATTTCGCGGCCGAGGTGGATCCGGCCGTGACCTGCACTTTCCCGCCCGGCGAGTTCGACGACCTGCTGTGGTTGCCGCCCCGTCGGGCCGCCGACGCCCTGAGCCGGCCCGATGACGTGCGCATTCTCGGCGAATTGCAGGACCGGGTGCGGGTCAGTACGAGCATTGTGATCCTGATGCGCGACGTGCCGCTTCCGGCGCGACAGGTCATTTCCGCGTACGGCGCCGGCGAACCGTGTTCGGACGCCGATCCGGAGAGTGCGCTGAGAATCGCCGAGGAATCGTTCGCGACGGGCCGTCCGGCGGCACTGTGTGCGGAGGAGGCCGCCCTGCGGGAGTTGTCGCGCCGGCTGTCACCCGCCGTCGTCGACGCGATCATCCCGGCGGGCGGTCTGCTCGTCCTGCACGGCACCCCGTCGCGCGTCGTGGCGGTCGAGCGCCACCTCATCTGAAACCGGAAACCAACACAACCGGACTCTCCTAATTAGGACCGTTTTGTGGGGAAAACTCCTGCGAATTTAAGAGACCGAAATCTCTTCGACATATTGCGCTCGGGCAGAACCGGGCGTAAACAAAGACAAAGCCAAAACGAACCAGGCGGGTGAGCAAGGATGTACGCGGAGGAACGCCAGCAGGAGATAGTGCGGCGGGCCCGGGCCGAGGGCCGGGTCGACGTCGTCGCGCTGGCCGAGACCTTCGGGGTGACGGCCGAGACGATCCGCCGCGACCTGACGGTGCTGGAGCGCTCCGGCGTTCTCCGCCGGGTGCACGGCGGCGCGATCCCGGTCGAGCGGCTCGGATTCGAGCCGGCCCTGGCCGCCCGCGACGCGGTGCTGATAAGCGAGAAGGAGCGGATCGCCAAGGCCGCCCTCGCCGAGGTCCCGGAGGACGGGGCGATCATCCTGGACGCCGGGACCACCACGGCCCGCCTGTCCCAGTTGCTGCCGGCCGACCGTGAGCTCACCGTGGTGGTGAACTCGCCGGTGTTGGCGGCCGCGCTCGGCGTCAAACCGAACCTCACCGTCCTGCTGCTCGGCGGCCGGGTCCGGGGCAAGACCCTGGCCACCGTCGACGACTGGGCGCTGCGGCCGCTCGCCGACATGTATGTCGACGTCGCGTTCATGGGCACCAACGGGTGCACCGTCGAACGTGGCATGACCACCCCCGACCCGGCCGAGGCGGCGGTCAAGCGGGCGATGATCGCCGCGGCCCGCCGGGTGGTGCTGCTCGCCGATCACACCAAGATCGGCAATGATTACCTGGCCAAATTCGGTGCTCTCACCGACCTCGACCTGCTGATCACCGACAACGGGCTGGACCACGACCTGGCCGCCGAAGTCGAGGCCACCGGTGTCCGGGTGGTGAAGGCGTGATTCTCACGGTCACCCTCAACCCCAGCGTCGATCGCGCCCTCGAGGTCGACGCACTGGTCCGCGGTGAGGTGCTGCGGGCCGCCGACTCCCACATCGACCCGGGCGGCAAGGGCGTCAACGTCTCCCGCGCGCTGCTCGCCA of the Actinoplanes sichuanensis genome contains:
- a CDS encoding NUDIX hydrolase, whose amino-acid sequence is MNLGPSFSAPVTAAGVVLWRGAENAREVLVVHHRRGEWCFPKGRVGPGEHIVPAAVRVVSERTGLSVRPGPWLGATDYLEQGWPEHVDYFAAEVDPAVTCTFPPGEFDDLLWLPPRRAADALSRPDDVRILGELQDRVRVSTSIVILMRDVPLPARQVISAYGAGEPCSDADPESALRIAEESFATGRPAALCAEEAALRELSRRLSPAVVDAIIPAGGLLVLHGTPSRVVAVERHLI
- a CDS encoding DeoR/GlpR family DNA-binding transcription regulator, with amino-acid sequence MYAEERQQEIVRRARAEGRVDVVALAETFGVTAETIRRDLTVLERSGVLRRVHGGAIPVERLGFEPALAARDAVLISEKERIAKAALAEVPEDGAIILDAGTTTARLSQLLPADRELTVVVNSPVLAAALGVKPNLTVLLLGGRVRGKTLATVDDWALRPLADMYVDVAFMGTNGCTVERGMTTPDPAEAAVKRAMIAAARRVVLLADHTKIGNDYLAKFGALTDLDLLITDNGLDHDLAAEVEATGVRVVKA